CTCCTCGTTGACAATACGCAGTACCGCATGTTCTGGCGCGGCCCGAGTCGCATGATGCAGAATGCCGTGATGCTCGTGCCGGGGCTAGTGGACTGAAGGTTCATTGATGGCCCGGACGGGCCCAGAGTCGGTCTACGCGGCCGGCAAGGTATCCTCGATGGTGTCCACCAGTCGGTCACGGGTGAAGGGCTTGCCGACGTACTCGTCGAATCCCTCCTGGAGAAATTCGTCCCGATCGCCAGGCATGGCGAAGGCCGTGACCGCGACCGCCGGAATGTCGTCGATGTTCTCCCGGTTCCGGATCGTACGGAGCAGTTCCACGCCTCCGTTTTTCTCACTGAGGTTGATGTCCAGGAGGAGAAGATCGAACGAGTCCGTCGCGACGTGGTCCAGTGCCTCCTCTACACTGGAGACGACGGTGACGTCGTATTCGTCTTGCAGCGTGTGCTCTAGGAGAAGTTGAGTATCCGGATTGTCTTCGACTGACAAAATTCGTGGGAGATCGGATGTGCCCATGAAGTCGTTATAGTCCGGCCTTGTAAAATGTGAAATCTATAAGACGGAATATGTGGTTCGCAGGAATCGTTCCGTCGATGATAGACTCATAACTTTAAGCGGCCAACCTGAAAAAGTAACATCCACAACGAACTAAGGAACAGGGGACTGCCGGCTCACCACGCACGGCGCAGGGTTAGGGAAGGGCGTATGAATGGCGCGGGCAGGCGGTAAAGCACGTCCTGGGTCCTTTTCTGGGTCTCCACCTTGATCGTGCCGTCTACTTCTTCGGTGAGCCACTTCAGGATGGACAAGCCGAGTCCGCTGTTCTCGTACTTCCGATTTATGCCTACAGGTTCTCGCTTGAACGCACTGAGAAGGTCCGGCACGTGCTCCGGGCCCGTGCCGATGCCGGTGTCCTCGACCTCCATTACCGCGTCCTGGTCGTGCGTCACGTGAGCCTCGATACGACTATCCTGGAGGGCACTCGATTGCATGCCCCAACGGATCGCAACAGATATGGTGTGAGTCGTCCTCGCTTCAGTGCCCCTGCACCGACGTGTCAGGCGCATGCGTCGCTCGGGTCCGCCCGTTTTCGACGGCGTGCTCACCCAGCCGCTGTCACATCCTGGACGATCTCTCCTCAGGCGACGGGGTGCGCACCAGGCCCGCCTGGCCGATCAGGGCGCTCTCGCGGTAGCCCACCGTTTCCCCAATGGCTGAGTTTGTGTACACGATACGGCGGCGTGGACCCGGCCACTACTTGGGCCCTCAGCCCATTGAAATAGCAAAAGCCCGCCTCGGGAGCACCCAAGGTGGGCTTTCGAACGGAACGGCACCGGTAGCGTGGGAGGGATTTGAACCCTCGACCTCCGGGTTATGAATCCGACGCTCTAACCGACTGAGCTACCACGCCGTCAATACTGATAGCTTGTATGTCCGACTGCGCGTGGGGTGTTTCCGGCGCGCGGTGAAAAAAGAGTGGACGACACCGCACTCCTGTTCAGTTGAGATGGTCGACGTGGCGGAGGGTTGCCGGGTCCATGAGGCGGTTGATCTCGTGGCGCAGCACGTCGCGCAGGTGCCAGCCGCTGGGCAGCTCGCCGTCCGAGACCTCTACGAACAGCGTGATGCGTCCCCGGGTGGCCTGAAGGGCATGCTTATCGGTGTGGGGGGCGTCGGGGCGGTACGCACGAAACTGAAAACCACGATGAGAGTCCACGGGGCAGAGAAGAAAGATGCACTGTTGAGCACGCGAAAACATTGCCTCGTTTCACGGGGGCCGTGCGGCTGTGTTCGGGGCCCTGCCCACGCGCTCGGGCCCGGTCTAGGGTTGTCCTCGTAGCCCCTGGATCGTACATTAAGTTCCCCGTTATTCCTTATACAGCCGCCACACACACCTCCGATGGCCTGGAGTTCTGTTCTCGATCAGGACCGGGTTGTTCAAACGCTGCGCCGGGCTCTCGCCCAAGAGCGGGTGGCCCACGCCTATCTGTTGCACGGTCCGGATGGGGTGGGCAAGCGGGCCGTCGCCTACGAGATGGCCCGGGCCTTGCAGTGCCCCGAGCAGGCCGATGAGGCCTGTGACGCCTGCCCCACCTGCCGCAAGACCCGGCGCATGGTCCACCCGGATGTGCACGTCAACCTGCCGCACCCGTGGAGCCAGGAAAAGGATCGTGACGAGGAAGACATGGGGAAGCGGATCCGCCGGCTCGGCGACAATCCGTACGCGGCAATTGACTACGTGCGTCGTCCCTCGCTCTCCGACCCGTCTGAGACGTCGAACCAGCAGGTGTACTACCGCATCGACCAGGTGCGGCAGGACATCATCCAGCCCATGAGCCTGGCGCGGGGCGAAGGGGCGTACAAGGTCAACATCCTCATCGACGCGGAGAAAATGCGGGAGGAGGCGGCCAACACGTTTCTAAAATTGCTGGAGGAGCCGCCCCCGCAGACCGTCTTTTTGCTCACGACGAACCGGCCCGAGCAGCTGCTGCCGACGATCCTGTCGCGGTGCCAGCAGTTGCGGTTCGACCCGCTCCTGCCGGAGACGGTCGAACAGGCCCTCGTCGACCGTGAGGACATGGCGTCGGACGAGGCTTCAATGCTATCCCGGATGGCGGATGGGTCCTACAGCCGGGCCCTTGAGCTGGCGGAGAACGAGGCCCTGATGACCAGCCGCGAGCTGGTGCTGGACTATTTCCGAGCAGCCTACACGCAAAAGGTGGAGTCGCTCGACCAGTGCATTCAAGAGCTTAAGAGCCAGGGCCGCGAGCGCGTGAAGAGTGTGCTTCGGCTCATGCTGCGCTGGATGCGCGACCTGCTCCTGTACCGCACGATGGGAGAAGAGGCTCCCCTGGTGAATGTGGACCAGAAGGAGGCCGTGGCCCGCTTCTGCAACAACCTGCCCGACGCCGACCTGGAGGGAATGGTGACGCTCGTCGAGGAGGCCATGGAACTGGCCGAGCGCAATGTGCGCGTCGCGCTGGTCCTCACGGCCCTCGCACACGGTCTGGCCCAGGCGATGCGCGGCCAGGAGGTCGAGTCGTTGTACGTTCCGCTCTCTGAGGCTGAACGCCCACTGCCCGCCTAGCAACAATCCGACTCTTTAGGAAGCGGGCTACGTTGACCCAGTCGTAGATGGTCTCTCCATGCCATGAACCGTTCGTTTGGAACCCCACCGTCGGTGCTCTGGGCGCAGGTGTTTGGACTCGTCCTGGCGGGGGGGGTATTGGGAACCGTGCTTGTGTCGTCGGCGCGGGCGCAGTCTTCCGACACAGCCGACCCGGAGCTTGAGAGCGCCCTTGTCGCGGTCGATAGCCTCCGCCAGGCGGGTGCCTTTCAGGCCGCGCAGGAGCGTCTGCAGTCGCTGCGCGAGCAACACCCTGAGCGGGTCCCGGTGCTGTGGCGCCTCGTGTACACCTATACAGATCTCGGACGGTCCACCGACGACGAGGACCTTCGGACTCAGCACTACGAGAATGCGCTCGACGCGGCAAAGGACGGCCTGGCGACGGACTCGACCAGCGCCCGGGCCCACCTGGCGATGGCGGTGGCACAGGGGCGGGCGGCCCTGGATGCCGGCACCCGCGAGCGCATCGAACGGTCCCGCGCGGTCAAGCGCCACGCGGACCGGGCCCTCGCCATAGACTCGACGCTCGACGGGGCCTACCATACGCGGGGCCGCTGGCATCGCGAGGTAGAAGACATTGGCTTCTTCCAGCGGGCCATCGTCAAGACCGTGTACGGCGGGCTGCCCGAGTCCTCAATCGATCAGGCCGTTCGGGACTTTCAGCGAGCCCTGGAGCTACAGAACCGAATTTTCCATCACCTGGAGCTTGGCAAGACCTACTTGCAGATGGATCGTCCGGACGCGGCCCGGCGCGAACTGCGGGCGGTCCTTGAGAGACCGGCCGAGGAGCCCTTCGACCCGGCGTACAAGAACGAGGCGCGCCGGCTGCTCGACGACCTTGAGTAGAGGGCGTCAATCGTTTTTACATCGAGCGTTTTTAACAGTGCGTCTGGAACGTCGGCAGGGGCGGTCAATGCCACTTCTGAGTTATTGCTTGCCGTTGCCCAATCACCTGCCTGCATGCCGTACTCCGCCGAAATTAGCCGTCAGCAGCCCACCGCCATCCTGCTTCTGCTCGACCAGTCGGCGTCGATGCAGGAGCCGTTCGGCGGGGCGGAGAAGACGGGCGACGCTGCTCCCAGCCGGGCCCGTGTGCTGGCCGATACGGTGAACGACCTCCTGCAGAATCTGGTGCTGCGGTGCGCCAAGGAGGAGGGGGTGCGCGACTATTTCCATGTTGGTGTCATCGGCTATGGGCAGCGCGTACAGCGCCTGGTTCAGCCGACGGAGGAGTACGACCCTGGCACCGGGCTCGTCCCCATCAGTCACCTCGCCGATCGTCCCCAGCGCATGGAGCAGCGGGTGAAGGAGGTGGACGACGGAGACGGCGGCACGACGGAGACGCGGGTCAAAACCCCGATCTGGTTCGATCCGCAGGCCAAGAACGGAACGCCAATGTGTCAGGCGCTTGACCTGGCGGCCCAGTCCGTGCGCGACTGGATCGACCAGCACCCGCACAGCTTTCCGCCCATCGTGCTGAACGTGACCGACGGAGAGGCCACGGACGGCGACCCGCTCCGCTACGCCCAAGAGCTCCGCTCCTTTGCGACCGACGACGGGGAGGTGCTGCTCTTCAATATCCACCTGTCGGCCTCGGAAGAGGCGCCGGCGGAGCTTCCCTCGACCACCGACGAGGTGCCGAAGGACGACGAGTACGCCGAGGTGCTGTTTCAGATGTCAAGCCGCCTGCCGTTCTCCATGCGATCCGCCGCTGAGCAGGAGGGCTATAGCGTGACGCTCGACACGCGTGGGTTCGTCTTCAACGCCGATCCGGTTTCGCTCGTCACGTTCCTGGAAATCGGCACGCGGCCGAGCAACTTGCGGTGAGGGAGGAACCGTTTCGCCCAGTCTATAGATTGGTGACGAGCGCCAATGAGCGCCACCTCGCGGCCCGATTCGTCGGACGGAGACTCGCTGACGGTGGAGGCCCGTGTCTGGGCCGTCTCGAAGGGGGATGAGGACATGGACACGTACGAGGACGCGGCGTCCGTCCGGTCCGACGCGTGGCCGGTCCGGGCCGCCGTGGCCGACGGGGCGACGGAGTCGGCCTTCGCTGGGGCATGGGCCGAGCGCCTGACGCGGGGCGTGGTGGAACAGGACGCGACCACCCCCGATGCCCTTCGCAGCGCCGTGCCGGAGTGGCAGGCGGAGTGGCGGGACGCGGTTCGTGGGCGCGTCGAGGGGCGTCCCTGGTACGTGGAGGCCAAAGCAGAAGAGGGGGCCTTTGCCACGCTGCTGGGCCTATCGCTGCGGGCCGGGGGGCAGTGGCGGGCCGTGGGCGTCGGGGACTGCTGCCTCTTTCGGGTGCGGGGCGAGGCCCTCGTGCGGAGCTGGCCCTTCGACCCGGGCGAGACCTTTACGAATCGCCCTGCCCTCGTGCCCAGCCGCCCGAGCCAAACGCTGCCCACGCCCGAGGCTGCCTCGGGGGAGTGGAGTGCGGGCGATATCTTCGTGCTGGCCACCGACGCCCTCGCCGCATGGCTCTTGGGTGTGGAGTCCCCCGTCGGGCCCGCGACGGTCGGGGCCTGGGACGAGGAGCAGTTTCGGCGAGCCGTGGAGCGCGGGCGCACCGAGAACACGCTTCGCAACGACGACGCCACGCTTCTCGTCGCACACATCACCGAAACGCCGCCCTCCGACCAGGACGCGGTGGCACCGCCGATAAACCACTCGTAGGGACGAGACGCCCTGTCATGTCGAGCTACCCCACCCCGAGTCAGTACCAGGAGGCGCTTCAGGCCCCCGCCGTCGCGTTTTCGGATTCCGAGCTTCAGGACAGCACGCCCCGCACCAATCCGCTCGGCCTGCCGCAGCCCATCACCGGGTCGTTTGCCGCCGTCTTCCCGGTGACGACGGCAACGGGAGGGCGGTATGCGGCCAAGTGCTTCCTGTCGGAGATGCCCGCCCAGCACGCCCGGTATGAGGCCGTCGCTGAGGCCCTGGAAGCGGCCGACCACGATGCGTTCGTTGAGTTTGCGTACCAGCCGGAGGGCATCTCGGTGCGCGGGAACGCGTATCCACTGCTCAAGATGGAGTGGACCGAGGGCACGACCCTAAACCGGTTCGTGGACGACCACCTCGACCGGCCCGGCGTGCTCGACCGACTGGTCGAGGCCTGGGCCCGCCTCATGGCGGACCTGGAGGGAATGGACCTGGCCCATGGCGACCTTCAGCACGGGAACGTACTGGTGGAGACGGCGGGCGAGGCGCTGCGGCTCCGGCTCGTCGACTACGATACCATGTATGTCCCGGCGCTGGAGGGACGGGCGAGTGCGGAGGTGGGGCACCGCAACTACCAGCACCCCGACCGCACCGACGCCGACTTTGGGCCTGCCCTTGATCGGTTTTCCGGCCTCGTCGTCTACACCGCCCTGCGGGCCTGTGCCGCCCGGCCCGAGCTGTGGGACGAGTACAATACCGGAGAAAACCTGCTCTTCCGCGACGCCGACTTTTACGCCCCCGAAGAGTCGTCTCTCTTCGACGCCCTGGCCCAGACTGAGTCCCTTCGGGCACTGACGGACGCGCTGCGGACGGCCTGTTACGTGGAGCCCGCCGACGTGCCGCCGCTGGCGGACGTGCGGGAGGGACGCCTGGAGCCAAGCCAAGTCTCGGTCTCCCGGTCACGGGCGCGGCAGGGGCGCGACGCGGCCGAGCGGAGCACAGTCGCCCGCGTCTTCCTGCCCACGACGATTGGGGGTGGGGGAATTGCTCTTGGACTGGCCGCAGTGGGATGGTTCCTCGTCGCCGCCGGGGTGCTTCTGGTCGGGATGGGTGTGGGGGTGGGGGTAGTCGCGACGCGGTACCGTCGTCTCTCCCTCGTCCGGCGTCGGCGCCGGCTGGAGCAGGAGGCCGGCCGCTTCGCGTCTGCGATCCGGGAGCTCGAACGCGAGGTCGAGAGCCTCCAGGAGAAGCGCGCGGAGTTGCGCACGTCGATGGACGAGCGGCGGCAGGAGCGGCTGCGGGAGATCCAGGCAAAGGTGCTCCACGACCGGCTGAAGCACCATTTTGTCGAGGAGGTACGGAATGTCGAGGGACTCACCCACAAGCACGTCGTGCGGCTGAAGGCCGCCAATCTCCGCACCGCCTCGGAGGTCACGCCGGAGGCCGTCGAAAAGGTGCGCCGCATTAGCGACCGGGCCCGCGCTCGGCTCAAGATGTGGCGGGCGGCGCTGGAGGAGAAGTACACCGACGAGATTCCGGACGCGTTGTCCCCGGCCCAGGAGCGACGCCTTCAACGCTACATTGAGCACCGGATCGAGGATCTTGACGAACAGATCGCCCGCACCCGTGAGAAGAGTCAGACGCAGCGGACGGAGCGCGAGCGCATTGAGGAGCGGCTCGACGAGATGCCAGACCTGAGCGTCGGGCGCTACGTGCGCTACTTGCTTCGGATCGACACGCTACCGGACCGGGCAGAAGGGCCCCCCACGCCCGCGCCACGTTCCGAAGCCGACTCGCCTCCTGATCGCGCGCCGGTCCCGGAGCCAGTTGAGGACGACCGCCCGTGGTGGGAGTAGAGGCCGGAGCGAGGGGGAACGCACCGCCAGGGGGACGGTCCTCCCGAACTACTCATCCTCGTCCCAGAGGTCCTCTAGGTCGTCGATTGTCGTATCCGACGGTTCTTCCTCGGGGGTGTCGTCGCCGCGCACGAGGGCAAGAATGGCGTTGTGCTGGACGATCATGTAGTTCGTGTCCTCGTAGCGCAGGTCGATCGCCTCGTTGCCCATGAAGAAGGCATAGTCGCCCGGATCGGCCTGGAGCGGCAGGTACCGGACGGGCGTTTCGGACTCCTTCCAGGTTTCGCTCTCGCTATACTCGGGGTTCTGGGTCAAGTAGCCCGGGCCGGTTTTTACGACCCGCCCGCTCAGCACTTCTCCTTGCTGAGATACCGACGCGGGGAGAACAAGACCAGTGTCCGTCTTGTCTTCGCCAGTCTGTGGCTCGATGAGAACGCGATCGCCGACGACAAGCAGGTCCGCCATAAACAAAGGCGTGAACTCGTAGAGGGAACGGAGCAAAAAATACGACAGACCTAACGAGGCCGTCGGGCGCAGGTTCATGCTCCCACAGGGTTTGCACAAAAACCATACGTACCCTTGGCGCCGGACCCGGACGAACCGAGATGTCCTTCGCTAGACGAACTGAAAAACGGCGTAGACAAGAAGGCTCACAACGCCCGCAGCAATGGCCATCAGCCGGATCGTGCGGTCAATCGGGTTCTCCATGGTGGAGGTGGAGGGACCAGAAGTGGTGGGGAAA
This portion of the Salinibacter grassmerensis genome encodes:
- a CDS encoding response regulator, producing the protein MSVEDNPDTQLLLEHTLQDEYDVTVVSSVEEALDHVATDSFDLLLLDINLSEKNGGVELLRTIRNRENIDDIPAVAVTAFAMPGDRDEFLQEGFDEYVGKPFTRDRLVDTIEDTLPAA
- a CDS encoding ATP-binding protein — its product is MRLTRRCRGTEARTTHTISVAIRWGMQSSALQDSRIEAHVTHDQDAVMEVEDTGIGTGPEHVPDLLSAFKREPVGINRKYENSGLGLSILKWLTEEVDGTIKVETQKRTQDVLYRLPAPFIRPSLTLRRAW
- a CDS encoding ATP-binding protein, giving the protein MAWSSVLDQDRVVQTLRRALAQERVAHAYLLHGPDGVGKRAVAYEMARALQCPEQADEACDACPTCRKTRRMVHPDVHVNLPHPWSQEKDRDEEDMGKRIRRLGDNPYAAIDYVRRPSLSDPSETSNQQVYYRIDQVRQDIIQPMSLARGEGAYKVNILIDAEKMREEAANTFLKLLEEPPPQTVFLLTTNRPEQLLPTILSRCQQLRFDPLLPETVEQALVDREDMASDEASMLSRMADGSYSRALELAENEALMTSRELVLDYFRAAYTQKVESLDQCIQELKSQGRERVKSVLRLMLRWMRDLLLYRTMGEEAPLVNVDQKEAVARFCNNLPDADLEGMVTLVEEAMELAERNVRVALVLTALAHGLAQAMRGQEVESLYVPLSEAERPLPA
- a CDS encoding tetratricopeptide repeat protein, producing the protein MNRSFGTPPSVLWAQVFGLVLAGGVLGTVLVSSARAQSSDTADPELESALVAVDSLRQAGAFQAAQERLQSLREQHPERVPVLWRLVYTYTDLGRSTDDEDLRTQHYENALDAAKDGLATDSTSARAHLAMAVAQGRAALDAGTRERIERSRAVKRHADRALAIDSTLDGAYHTRGRWHREVEDIGFFQRAIVKTVYGGLPESSIDQAVRDFQRALELQNRIFHHLELGKTYLQMDRPDAARRELRAVLERPAEEPFDPAYKNEARRLLDDLE
- a CDS encoding vWA domain-containing protein, whose product is MPYSAEISRQQPTAILLLLDQSASMQEPFGGAEKTGDAAPSRARVLADTVNDLLQNLVLRCAKEEGVRDYFHVGVIGYGQRVQRLVQPTEEYDPGTGLVPISHLADRPQRMEQRVKEVDDGDGGTTETRVKTPIWFDPQAKNGTPMCQALDLAAQSVRDWIDQHPHSFPPIVLNVTDGEATDGDPLRYAQELRSFATDDGEVLLFNIHLSASEEAPAELPSTTDEVPKDDEYAEVLFQMSSRLPFSMRSAAEQEGYSVTLDTRGFVFNADPVSLVTFLEIGTRPSNLR
- a CDS encoding protein phosphatase 2C domain-containing protein, producing MSATSRPDSSDGDSLTVEARVWAVSKGDEDMDTYEDAASVRSDAWPVRAAVADGATESAFAGAWAERLTRGVVEQDATTPDALRSAVPEWQAEWRDAVRGRVEGRPWYVEAKAEEGAFATLLGLSLRAGGQWRAVGVGDCCLFRVRGEALVRSWPFDPGETFTNRPALVPSRPSQTLPTPEAASGEWSAGDIFVLATDALAAWLLGVESPVGPATVGAWDEEQFRRAVERGRTENTLRNDDATLLVAHITETPPSDQDAVAPPINHS
- a CDS encoding co-chaperone GroES, with product MNLRPTASLGLSYFLLRSLYEFTPLFMADLLVVGDRVLIEPQTGEDKTDTGLVLPASVSQQGEVLSGRVVKTGPGYLTQNPEYSESETWKESETPVRYLPLQADPGDYAFFMGNEAIDLRYEDTNYMIVQHNAILALVRGDDTPEEEPSDTTIDDLEDLWDEDE